The Persicobacter psychrovividus genome window below encodes:
- a CDS encoding DUF3823 domain-containing protein has protein sequence MRNLVIFLLAALVLSSCIKEDNFPQPNATFYGKIIDVDTGEPIITSRQGAGVVRLIEISEKYPDNTSPQDLNIGGVGSGAFRNSMIFNGTYKATLHNGPFKYLGDTIEVTLNGDTEHNFEVLPNMRISVELDGATGIKYVVNRPEGIDGDLQSIAVLFNTWETVDLGTSNQVLGNAEFINAHSGMLDREFSYDFGNKFEDGKDYYIRVAASMYGQWNYSQIFHIAR, from the coding sequence ATGAGAAATTTAGTAATATTTTTATTGGCGGCTTTGGTCCTTTCTTCCTGTATTAAAGAGGATAACTTCCCACAGCCCAATGCAACATTTTATGGTAAAATCATCGATGTCGATACCGGTGAACCGATCATCACAAGCCGTCAGGGAGCTGGAGTAGTTCGCTTGATTGAGATAAGTGAAAAGTACCCTGATAACACTTCCCCACAAGATTTGAATATTGGAGGAGTGGGTTCAGGTGCCTTCCGAAATTCTATGATTTTTAATGGGACCTATAAGGCTACTTTACATAATGGACCTTTCAAATACTTGGGAGATACCATCGAAGTTACCCTTAACGGTGATACAGAGCATAATTTTGAGGTATTGCCCAATATGAGAATCAGTGTCGAATTGGATGGGGCAACGGGCATCAAGTATGTTGTCAATCGTCCTGAGGGGATTGATGGAGATCTTCAGAGTATTGCGGTATTGTTCAATACCTGGGAAACGGTGGACCTTGGTACTTCCAATCAAGTATTGGGAAATGCAGAGTTTATCAATGCCCACAGTGGCATGTTGGACAGGGAGTTTTCCTATGACTTCGGAAATAAATTCGAGGATGGAAAGGACTATTACATCCGTGTAGCGGCAAGTATGTACGGGCAGTGGAATTACAGCCAAATATTCCATATCGCAAGATAA
- a CDS encoding glycoside hydrolase family 71/99-like protein: MKKLVFFSLILLSFSALAQKSPMYPSYKGLVMCGYQGWFKADGDTHGKAWGHYGHNGKFDPEHLTIDIYPDMREYKKQYPTDFINADGSTANIFSSSDQSTTDLHFKWMKDYQIDGAFMQRFFSYIKNDQAKIRPDLVIKHAFNSSQQHDRAIAIMYDLSGLKAGKDDCSTVIEDWKHLVDDLNVLNKGKKQTYLHHNGKPLVAIWGVGFPDRAYDIDQIKLQELIDFLKNDPVYGGCSVMLGIPTYFRELKTDCSNDPYLHKIIEQVDVVLPWMVGRFNNDTFKNPTQYHNHVAADIEWCASKGVDYVPCVYPGFSWANLRRTVKKMEVPYAEIPRQKGAFFWNQIYHTLDAGAEMLYVAMFDEVDESTAIFKCTDNPPVNAKFIDMEGMPSDHYLKLTQQAGKVLRGEAQLSESTYKMK, from the coding sequence ATGAAGAAGTTAGTTTTTTTTAGTTTAATCCTATTGTCCTTTTCTGCTTTGGCACAGAAATCTCCTATGTACCCAAGTTACAAAGGGTTGGTGATGTGTGGTTATCAAGGCTGGTTTAAAGCCGATGGAGATACCCACGGCAAGGCATGGGGGCATTACGGGCACAATGGCAAGTTTGATCCCGAACACCTGACCATCGATATTTATCCCGATATGAGGGAATACAAAAAGCAGTATCCAACGGATTTTATCAATGCCGATGGTTCAACGGCAAACATCTTCAGTTCCTCGGATCAAAGCACCACCGATCTGCATTTCAAATGGATGAAGGATTATCAGATTGATGGCGCCTTTATGCAACGTTTTTTCTCCTACATCAAAAATGATCAGGCTAAAATACGTCCTGACTTGGTGATCAAACATGCCTTTAATTCTTCTCAGCAGCATGATCGGGCGATTGCCATCATGTATGATTTATCCGGCTTGAAGGCGGGCAAAGATGACTGTTCAACCGTGATCGAGGACTGGAAGCATTTGGTGGATGACCTGAATGTATTGAACAAGGGCAAAAAGCAAACCTACTTGCACCACAACGGGAAACCACTGGTGGCGATATGGGGAGTTGGATTTCCTGACCGAGCGTATGACATTGACCAAATCAAGTTGCAGGAGTTGATTGACTTTCTTAAAAATGACCCTGTTTACGGCGGTTGTTCGGTAATGCTCGGCATCCCAACGTATTTCCGTGAACTAAAAACAGATTGTTCCAATGATCCTTATCTGCACAAAATCATTGAGCAAGTGGATGTGGTTTTGCCGTGGATGGTCGGGCGTTTTAATAATGATACTTTCAAAAATCCGACACAGTATCATAACCACGTAGCAGCAGACATCGAGTGGTGTGCTTCGAAAGGGGTCGATTATGTGCCTTGTGTTTACCCTGGTTTCAGCTGGGCGAATCTGCGCAGAACGGTCAAAAAGATGGAGGTACCATATGCTGAAATCCCACGACAAAAAGGGGCGTTTTTCTGGAATCAGATTTATCACACTTTGGATGCGGGGGCAGAGATGCTTTATGTGGCCATGTTCGATGAGGTGGACGAATCTACGGCGATTTTTAAATGTACAGACAACCCACCGGTCAATGCCAAATTTATCGATATGGAGGGCATGCCTTCGGATCATTACCTCAAACTAACGCAACAGGCAGGGAAAGTCTTGCGAGGTGAGGCGCAGTTATCAGAGTCCACTTATAAAATGAAATAA
- a CDS encoding sulfatase-like hydrolase/transferase → MRGKIILAAVLVSIVGFVGVKEVYNTAPKTNVILIVADDMGYGDLSCYGAEKGLTPNIDAFAEKGVKYTNFYAPTPYCAPARASILTGKHPLHHGLLENPAPDAGIDEPGLDPSEVTLAERLGAIGYQSAIIGKWHLGHQPKFFPRQQGFDHYYGILYSNDMRPVQIWENEQVVKPTVDQRYITEDYTNQAIDFIDKNKDNPFFLYLTHAMPHKPLAASEKFYTPDTPDDLYQDVIRELDYNVGRLLDHLKATGLDKNTVVVFMSDNGPWFGGSTGSLKGMKATNWEGGIRIPFIIQYPGAPEGVTIDQPAWIPDIVPTMAEFTGFDLKKENLDGRSILGQINGKDTDERLIVSIHRDQPITIRKGKWKLFVNEPTNFHLPDDWVDPRAPDGTTIIAQTEQATVREYPGIRPDNQFKKGALFNLSLDAGEQKDVAAQHPEIVSALTKELNQFLNGQQP, encoded by the coding sequence ATGAGGGGGAAGATCATTTTAGCGGCTGTCTTAGTAAGTATCGTTGGTTTTGTTGGGGTAAAAGAGGTGTATAATACCGCTCCTAAAACCAATGTTATTCTCATTGTTGCTGATGATATGGGCTACGGTGATTTATCGTGCTATGGTGCGGAAAAAGGACTGACACCCAATATCGATGCCTTTGCGGAAAAGGGGGTGAAGTACACCAATTTCTATGCACCAACGCCCTATTGCGCACCCGCCCGGGCTTCTATACTAACAGGAAAACACCCGCTGCATCATGGTTTGCTGGAAAATCCTGCCCCTGATGCAGGTATTGATGAGCCTGGGCTTGACCCTTCTGAGGTTACGCTGGCTGAACGTTTGGGTGCCATTGGCTATCAGTCGGCGATCATCGGTAAATGGCATTTGGGTCACCAGCCGAAATTCTTTCCTCGCCAACAGGGATTTGATCATTATTATGGGATTTTATATTCCAATGATATGCGACCTGTTCAGATCTGGGAGAATGAGCAGGTGGTCAAGCCTACGGTCGATCAGCGGTATATCACCGAGGATTACACCAATCAGGCCATTGACTTTATTGACAAAAATAAAGACAATCCTTTCTTTTTATACCTGACCCACGCCATGCCTCATAAGCCTTTGGCTGCGTCGGAAAAATTTTATACACCGGATACGCCCGATGATCTCTATCAGGACGTTATTCGTGAGTTGGATTATAACGTAGGGCGCCTGCTCGATCATCTTAAAGCGACGGGCCTTGATAAAAATACCGTGGTGGTTTTCATGTCCGATAATGGTCCGTGGTTTGGGGGAAGCACGGGTAGCCTTAAAGGCATGAAGGCCACCAATTGGGAAGGGGGCATCCGCATCCCTTTCATTATTCAGTATCCTGGAGCACCCGAGGGTGTCACCATTGATCAGCCCGCATGGATTCCGGACATTGTTCCGACAATGGCGGAGTTTACGGGCTTTGATCTGAAGAAAGAAAATCTTGACGGACGGTCAATCTTGGGGCAGATCAATGGAAAGGATACCGACGAAAGGCTGATTGTGAGTATCCACAGAGATCAGCCGATCACCATCCGAAAAGGAAAGTGGAAACTGTTCGTCAATGAACCGACTAATTTCCATCTGCCGGACGACTGGGTGGACCCACGGGCACCCGATGGTACCACCATTATCGCCCAAACTGAACAGGCGACGGTCAGGGAATACCCTGGAATTCGTCCGGATAATCAATTCAAAAAAGGGGCATTGTTCAACCTTTCCCTCGATGCTGGAGAGCAAAAGGATGTAGCTGCACAGCACCCCGAGATCGTAAGCGCCCTGACTAAGGAATTGAACCAATTTTTGAACGGGCAGCAGCCTTAA
- a CDS encoding RagB/SusD family nutrient uptake outer membrane protein — MRNFLIFLLSLSVMMTSCSDFLDREQANSMSPEDVFSSPDAIEAYFISLYKDLPIESFNFCQGNMTNFPGHGNRYMANWTQEAVWSTTYGGGEFNNNWNLCYTNIRRITEMIKILESGALPDKLQSSYDALMGEALFLRAYNYFTLVKMFGGVPLITELLDPTSPIEELLVPRDKELAVWNLIAEDLEFAAEHMPEESIYGRANKYVAAALMSRSMIFAASVAQHGQVQLDGVVGLPINEAERFYNLSIKGSEMVINSGKYDLMTGPDPAQAFYDLFVNPDNQESIFVKGYDFPATRRTHSHDLMILPAPINAPLNYGGRLAPTLQMVEAFGYTDGSSGELKIYDDNGDPIVYEQPEDIYNGKDPRMFASFITTNSMAKGTKIVIQDGVAYRENGALRMLVGSDPNLYFDMDKKEFVDSKTDILGTGNALDRRNLSGVFARKYMDPERPAALCTDWRSQTHWIDIRFAEVLMNHAEANFQLGNNDKALTSINRVRARANMPAHTSLNFDKIKNEWLVEFVYENKYFWNLRRWRSLVPDLNTFQAQRLRYFYDIDNDGYVYNVENRDGMKNYQDRHYYNTIPGDQIQVNPLLVQNPGY, encoded by the coding sequence ATGAGAAATTTTTTAATATTTTTATTATCGTTATCGGTCATGATGACCTCCTGCTCCGACTTTTTGGATCGTGAGCAAGCTAATAGCATGAGTCCTGAGGATGTTTTCAGCAGCCCGGATGCCATCGAAGCCTACTTTATTTCTTTATATAAAGATTTACCGATTGAGTCGTTCAATTTTTGCCAAGGCAACATGACCAATTTCCCTGGTCACGGAAACCGATATATGGCCAACTGGACGCAAGAGGCGGTATGGAGTACCACCTATGGCGGTGGGGAGTTTAATAACAACTGGAATTTGTGTTATACAAATATTCGCCGCATTACGGAGATGATCAAAATCCTGGAATCGGGCGCATTGCCTGATAAGCTACAGAGTAGCTATGATGCGCTGATGGGGGAGGCTTTGTTCCTTCGAGCATATAACTATTTCACGCTTGTGAAGATGTTTGGTGGCGTGCCACTGATCACGGAATTGTTGGATCCTACCTCACCTATTGAGGAACTTTTAGTACCTCGCGACAAAGAGCTGGCGGTTTGGAACCTCATAGCAGAGGATTTGGAGTTTGCCGCAGAGCACATGCCTGAGGAAAGTATTTACGGTCGTGCCAATAAATATGTAGCAGCCGCTCTGATGTCCCGTTCTATGATTTTTGCTGCCTCGGTGGCTCAGCACGGACAAGTGCAGCTTGACGGAGTGGTTGGGCTGCCGATCAACGAAGCGGAACGTTTTTATAATTTGAGCATCAAGGGTTCAGAAATGGTGATTAATAGTGGGAAATACGACTTGATGACCGGACCCGATCCTGCACAGGCTTTTTATGACTTGTTTGTAAACCCTGACAATCAGGAATCAATTTTCGTCAAAGGGTATGACTTCCCCGCCACCCGACGCACACACTCTCATGATTTGATGATTCTGCCTGCTCCGATCAATGCGCCATTGAATTATGGAGGACGCCTGGCGCCGACTTTGCAAATGGTTGAGGCTTTTGGCTATACCGATGGAAGCTCTGGCGAATTGAAAATCTATGATGATAATGGTGATCCGATTGTCTATGAACAACCAGAGGATATTTACAATGGAAAGGACCCTCGGATGTTTGCCTCCTTCATCACCACCAACTCAATGGCCAAAGGAACAAAAATTGTCATTCAGGACGGAGTAGCTTATCGTGAGAACGGTGCTTTGAGAATGCTTGTAGGAAGTGATCCTAATCTATATTTTGATATGGATAAAAAAGAGTTTGTTGATTCGAAAACAGATATTCTGGGAACAGGAAATGCCCTTGATCGCCGTAACCTTTCCGGTGTATTTGCCAGAAAATATATGGATCCTGAGCGTCCAGCAGCACTTTGTACCGACTGGAGGTCTCAGACCCACTGGATTGACATCCGATTTGCTGAGGTGTTGATGAACCATGCTGAGGCTAACTTTCAGCTGGGAAATAATGACAAGGCCTTGACGTCCATCAATCGTGTAAGAGCTCGTGCGAATATGCCAGCACACACTTCCCTGAATTTTGACAAGATCAAAAATGAATGGCTGGTGGAGTTTGTTTATGAAAACAAATATTTCTGGAACCTGAGACGCTGGAGAAGTTTGGTGCCAGACCTTAACACTTTCCAAGCACAGCGCCTAAGATATTTTTATGATATCGATAATGACGGCTATGTATATAATGTCGAAAATAGAGACGGTATGAAAAACTATCAAGACCGACACTATTACAATACGATTCCTGGTGATCAGATTCAGGTTAATCCACTTTTGGTTCAAAATCCTGGCTATTAA
- a CDS encoding GH92 family glycosyl hydrolase, with amino-acid sequence MKNISTCLLLFIGSLMLSCSQPSATDYTQFVDPFIGTEGFGHTFPGATTPMGMVQVSPQTGNYAWKYCSGYQYTDTLVRGYAHTQLNGTGVGDLGDVILLPFKEGKVDNVFKVPFSKEKEVASPNYYSTELTKDHIKVELTSAEHVGMHRYSFEQAGDYKLLLNINNTMTGAGNKNTTQVVDAKINIENNRTLTGFMHVNRWIDRKLFFVIELSKPFTNTSFVEGYKDRIMLMDFPMADAEELEVKVGISTVNIKGAKKNLLAEAKNKTFDQLHQQGKDKWNEYLSRVEIEGTKEQKVTFYTSLYHLFIQPNNIADVDGQYRGAKGKVATAPSKKYYSTFSLWDTYRAAHPLYTILSPEKDTEFVESMLTHGEENGYLPIWTLMGKENHCMIGNHSVAAIVDAYHKGLLEGNERRAYQLIKQSLTTNHWHKYDWQIYDKYGFLPSDIFKKEAVSRTLEATFDDWCAATMAKDLGEMDDYVFFSKRSEYYKNIFDESTGFFRGKNSDSSWVTPFDPLRNSHGPTTGGDYTEGNAWHYSWHILQDPESLVELMGGKLEMAEKLDALFTMDAPVDEHAADVTGLIGQYAHGNEPSHHVIYLYNYVDQPQKAQQLIRQVMATQYLNSPDGLSGNDDCGQMSAWYVFSALGFYPVNPASGEFNIGLPLYEKTSLKLGENTLTIKANNLSEKNCYVKSVTYNGEPITDWKIAYSQIMNGGVLEFEMEGENSLMALF; translated from the coding sequence ATGAAAAATATATCAACCTGTTTATTGTTGTTCATCGGTAGCCTGATGCTGTCGTGTTCACAACCTTCAGCAACGGACTACACCCAATTTGTTGATCCTTTTATTGGAACGGAAGGCTTCGGCCATACTTTTCCCGGTGCCACGACCCCTATGGGAATGGTACAGGTAAGTCCTCAAACGGGCAATTATGCCTGGAAATACTGCTCGGGATATCAGTACACGGACACCCTGGTAAGGGGATATGCTCACACGCAGCTTAACGGTACGGGTGTTGGTGATTTGGGAGATGTGATCCTGTTGCCCTTTAAAGAGGGGAAGGTGGATAATGTCTTCAAAGTGCCTTTCTCAAAAGAAAAAGAAGTGGCCTCTCCCAATTATTATTCCACTGAGCTGACCAAGGATCATATTAAAGTTGAGCTGACCTCTGCTGAACATGTGGGCATGCATCGGTACTCTTTCGAGCAGGCAGGAGATTACAAGCTGTTGCTGAACATCAACAATACCATGACGGGTGCGGGCAATAAAAACACCACGCAGGTGGTCGATGCCAAGATTAATATTGAGAACAACAGAACGCTTACGGGCTTTATGCATGTCAATCGGTGGATTGACCGAAAACTGTTTTTTGTGATTGAGTTAAGCAAGCCCTTCACCAATACTTCTTTTGTAGAAGGATACAAAGACCGTATCATGCTGATGGATTTTCCGATGGCCGATGCCGAGGAGCTTGAAGTGAAAGTCGGTATCTCTACCGTCAATATCAAAGGAGCCAAAAAAAATCTGTTGGCTGAAGCGAAAAACAAGACCTTTGATCAACTGCATCAACAGGGCAAAGACAAGTGGAACGAGTATCTGAGCCGTGTGGAAATCGAAGGGACAAAAGAGCAGAAAGTAACTTTCTATACCAGCCTGTATCACCTTTTTATCCAGCCAAATAATATCGCTGATGTTGATGGACAATATCGTGGTGCCAAGGGAAAAGTAGCGACTGCTCCTTCCAAAAAATATTACTCGACCTTTTCGCTTTGGGATACTTATCGTGCGGCACATCCGCTCTACACCATTCTTTCGCCGGAAAAGGACACTGAATTTGTGGAATCCATGCTTACCCACGGTGAAGAGAATGGCTATTTGCCTATCTGGACCTTGATGGGCAAAGAAAACCACTGCATGATCGGTAATCATTCCGTAGCAGCCATTGTCGATGCCTACCATAAAGGCTTGCTCGAAGGTAACGAACGCCGGGCTTACCAATTGATTAAGCAATCATTGACCACCAATCACTGGCACAAATATGATTGGCAGATTTATGATAAATATGGCTTTCTTCCGTCAGATATTTTTAAGAAAGAAGCGGTGTCAAGAACATTGGAAGCCACCTTTGATGATTGGTGTGCAGCCACTATGGCCAAAGATCTTGGGGAAATGGACGACTATGTCTTTTTCAGCAAGCGCAGTGAATACTATAAAAATATTTTTGATGAATCTACTGGATTTTTCAGGGGAAAAAACAGCGACAGCAGTTGGGTAACGCCCTTCGATCCGCTGAGAAACTCGCACGGACCGACCACCGGTGGTGATTATACCGAAGGAAATGCCTGGCACTATTCATGGCATATTCTTCAGGATCCTGAATCGTTGGTAGAGCTGATGGGAGGGAAGTTGGAGATGGCTGAAAAATTGGACGCCCTCTTTACCATGGATGCTCCGGTGGATGAACACGCAGCCGATGTAACGGGACTGATTGGTCAGTATGCGCATGGTAATGAACCAAGCCACCATGTTATTTACCTTTATAACTATGTGGATCAACCTCAAAAGGCACAGCAGCTTATCCGACAGGTAATGGCTACTCAATATTTGAACAGCCCTGATGGTCTTAGTGGAAATGACGACTGCGGACAGATGAGTGCATGGTATGTATTCAGTGCTTTGGGTTTTTATCCGGTTAACCCAGCCTCGGGAGAGTTTAATATCGGCCTGCCTTTGTACGAAAAAACCAGTCTGAAACTGGGTGAAAATACCTTGACGATCAAGGCTAATAATCTTTCAGAAAAGAATTGTTATGTCAAGTCTGTAACCTATAACGGGGAACCGATTACCGACTGGAAAATCGCCTATTCACAAATCATGAATGGTGGTGTGTTGGAGTTTGAAATGGAAGGGGAGAACAGCCTGATGGCATTATTTTAA
- a CDS encoding T9SS type A sorting domain-containing protein translates to MRYLLIFIITLLPLFAVNAQDLKHKVVDNKGYEGKTMFGYQGWFAAPEDESVRATWWHWGRNFHSTEIENRTVDMLPDMREFPKNERMSTGYVSKDGKPIEVFSSGKRETVKRHMKWLRDYDIDGVFLQRFISENGDAGVMRFRDEVTKSVKEGSADYGRVFSIMYDGVAGKSTDIIADWKHLVDDLGVTEGDNYLHQDGLPLVALWGYTVRDDAPASELEEVMDFFANAPEEKYRASVMLGVNDNWFKKTEFMPSLKKASVISAWTPGRYRDQDGFDSYLWNQLRPSLNFCQEHDILYVPVAFPGFSWVNLKNNDPNHPLNAIPRLGGDFFWMQLKGYAEKNVQSLYLAMFDEVDESTCYFKTLEKQSELPDVGEWLAMDQDGYDLPSDYYLKLAGRARKIIAGEAEITDEISGLEEAIMTLRIIDDAKVELIFPDYANSKEFEVSVDGGQTFAYKINSAEKRYMIDDLGCGTFNVVVKNSAGELVPMGNVSLESEKPASPMPASNSVNVATDQVFSWVQCPEKNVKLTKVYLSKTKDFADAELQSFDGDQSTVRFDDLIDLQAYFWKVEIILETGQKLNSDVWSFSTKGDMEVAPATDPLPAIGETEISLKPELQWTAGVGNAEEYRVLISESELLDKSDIIAESLTDERLLIDEHLTHNTNYFWRVDQKVGGKWYFGELWRFNTTATPLGIENKKLVAFPNPTNGVFWINISGVDSIIVMNASGAVQPQVLVSGQQVDLSALADGIYFIKVVTGNHIQLLKVLKTQ, encoded by the coding sequence ATGAGATACCTATTGATTTTTATAATTACTCTGCTCCCCTTGTTTGCCGTTAATGCGCAGGACTTGAAGCATAAAGTTGTTGATAATAAAGGCTATGAGGGCAAAACCATGTTTGGATATCAGGGCTGGTTTGCTGCGCCAGAAGACGAGAGTGTACGTGCTACCTGGTGGCATTGGGGACGCAATTTCCATTCGACTGAGATCGAAAACCGAACGGTTGATATGTTGCCCGATATGCGGGAGTTCCCGAAAAATGAGCGAATGAGCACCGGATATGTTTCCAAGGATGGCAAGCCTATCGAAGTGTTTTCTTCAGGAAAAAGGGAAACCGTCAAAAGGCACATGAAATGGCTTCGGGATTATGATATCGATGGGGTGTTTCTGCAACGATTCATTAGTGAGAATGGCGATGCGGGTGTGATGCGTTTTCGTGATGAGGTAACAAAATCTGTCAAAGAAGGATCCGCCGACTATGGTCGTGTTTTCAGTATCATGTATGATGGTGTGGCGGGTAAATCCACAGATATTATTGCCGACTGGAAACACCTCGTAGATGATTTGGGTGTTACCGAAGGGGACAATTATTTGCATCAGGATGGATTGCCTTTGGTGGCCCTTTGGGGATATACGGTAAGAGACGATGCGCCGGCATCTGAGCTGGAAGAGGTGATGGATTTCTTTGCCAATGCACCTGAAGAAAAATACCGCGCATCGGTCATGTTGGGCGTAAATGACAATTGGTTCAAAAAAACAGAGTTTATGCCAAGCCTCAAAAAGGCATCGGTGATCAGTGCCTGGACACCTGGCCGTTACCGTGATCAGGATGGTTTTGATTCTTATTTGTGGAATCAACTGCGCCCTTCACTTAACTTCTGTCAGGAGCATGATATTTTGTATGTTCCCGTTGCTTTTCCTGGTTTTTCATGGGTGAACCTCAAGAACAACGACCCTAACCACCCTTTGAATGCTATTCCGAGACTCGGTGGCGATTTCTTCTGGATGCAGCTCAAAGGTTATGCAGAAAAAAATGTACAATCGTTGTATTTGGCGATGTTTGATGAGGTGGATGAAAGCACCTGTTACTTCAAAACACTCGAAAAGCAGTCTGAATTGCCTGATGTGGGAGAGTGGCTTGCGATGGATCAAGATGGCTATGATCTACCGAGTGATTATTACCTGAAGCTTGCAGGTCGTGCGCGTAAAATCATTGCCGGAGAGGCAGAAATTACCGATGAGATCAGTGGCCTGGAAGAAGCGATCATGACCCTGCGAATCATTGATGATGCAAAGGTGGAATTGATCTTTCCTGATTATGCGAATTCCAAAGAATTTGAGGTGAGTGTGGATGGAGGCCAGACTTTTGCCTATAAAATAAATTCCGCAGAAAAGAGGTATATGATCGACGACCTTGGTTGTGGAACCTTTAATGTAGTGGTTAAGAATTCGGCGGGTGAATTGGTTCCGATGGGGAATGTTTCTCTTGAATCCGAAAAACCTGCAAGCCCAATGCCGGCAAGCAATTCTGTAAATGTAGCCACGGATCAGGTATTTTCCTGGGTGCAGTGCCCTGAGAAAAATGTCAAACTTACCAAAGTGTATTTGTCTAAAACCAAAGACTTTGCCGATGCCGAATTACAGTCATTCGATGGTGACCAAAGTACGGTGAGGTTCGATGACCTGATTGATTTGCAGGCCTATTTTTGGAAGGTGGAAATCATTTTGGAAACGGGCCAAAAGCTCAATAGCGATGTATGGAGCTTCAGCACAAAAGGGGATATGGAGGTAGCCCCTGCTACCGATCCGCTTCCGGCTATCGGCGAAACAGAGATCAGCCTTAAGCCTGAATTGCAATGGACGGCTGGTGTGGGCAATGCCGAAGAATATCGTGTGCTGATCAGCGAATCGGAGTTATTGGATAAAAGTGATATCATCGCTGAAAGTCTGACTGATGAGCGCCTGTTGATCGATGAGCATTTGACGCACAATACAAATTACTTCTGGCGAGTAGATCAGAAAGTAGGCGGCAAATGGTATTTCGGTGAGCTTTGGCGATTCAATACCACCGCTACACCATTGGGCATTGAAAATAAAAAATTGGTCGCTTTTCCAAATCCTACCAATGGGGTGTTTTGGATCAATATTTCGGGGGTAGATTCCATCATTGTCATGAATGCTTCAGGTGCTGTTCAGCCTCAGGTGCTGGTCAGCGGACAACAGGTGGATTTAAGCGCTTTAGCTGATGGGATTTATTTCATTAAGGTAGTAACGGGCAATCATATCCAACTTTTGAAAGTCCTCAAAACACAATAA